In Spea bombifrons isolate aSpeBom1 chromosome 5, aSpeBom1.2.pri, whole genome shotgun sequence, the sequence cctacacttacacatccatgctatcacacacactcattcacaaacattcattcaccccAGACACATCCCACCTGTTAATATTGATTTTGTATTGCCAAAACCCAACCACCCCCCacccttgaatatgggtcccctaactatttttcttggtaaaaacattttggtttttttccttttttcctgctctcctccaaTGTGAAGACCCTCTCCTTGTCAAGAGGAACTCCTCTTTGATCCCCGCCCCCTCTAACATCACATCTTCAAAGCAGCAGCCCAGCAACAAAGCTCAAAGCAGCCGTCGTGCAGCTGTAATACCGCATCCGCTGGccgcctaatgaagttaaagcgGCCAGTTGAGGTTGTCTTACAGCTGCACGatggctgctttgaacttcgcgACCGGGCGGCagctttgaatgttggtctgccggcccaAGACCCACATCGACCACGCATAGGCCCAATCAGTTCGGTGCTtactgggcctattttcagcCTGGAGCTTGGGAGAGGGTAAAAGAAACAACATTATACTTGGTATCTTATTAACTTTATTGACATATCTCCTGTGTAGAAAAATACAGACTGTATAACATCTACTAAATAGCTAATACATAATTGAAATGAAgtagaaaatattttgtgcCAATTAAAAGCCATGTTTCAGCGATATctgtacaatattttattacaataattGCAAACTCTGAGGGCCATTAAGAAACAGATTATGGTCTGATGTGGTTCAGAGAGGGTCAAGTGTGCTTTAATTTCAATCCCATAAAACTAGGCTAAATGATAACCCTTATACGGTAACAAAGATAATCATTTGTACATTTTTCCCTATGATTCTGCAGATTAAACATATGGTGCATTATCTGCTTAAAGGTTGTCGACTCCATTAAGGAGAGAAGCATTTTCTGAAGCTTTGCAATGTCTTGCTCAATAGCAATACCTTCTTTACATTTAGGTATATACAACATGCttgtaacaatatttatttggatataaaatatataaatcatgtaagaactatttttttcacagttttacataatatataatgtgcacagccaatgcaaataaaaatactttttgtgaGTTTCTAATTAATATGTTATTAATCTAGGGTTTGTTTTGACATATTTAAAGTCTTATATTAAAAGGTACATCACTATACACCAACTTTCTTCATATTTAGTATGCAGATATAGAAAGCGGAGTTCTCATAGAGCCAAGATAATTGGTTagcttttaaattttttattacatgtcaTTTTGGAAACTCCTGATAGCAGATATAGTATTCAATTCATTTTTCCCAGCATATTCCATAGCACAATTACAATTATGGAGAATACAAAATTAGCAGCATTAaaactatttacaaaaataaactcACATATGGCACGTTGGTTCCAAAGCAGCCCTCTAGGCAAACCTGTTGCATTGTGTAACAGTGGGGATcttactgtaaatattttaagtttataGGAATAGAGCATGTCTCCGAATGTTCGTCCACAATTTGTGGGCCCcaattcactcacactctctctcattctcattcactctaccacgctctctaaatgcttCCCTAACTTCTATACTAACCACTTCCGCTTCCAGATCTTCTTCCAcacctttctcttcttcatcttctatcatctttcttttaccctctcccttctcttctctcttgaATCTTCTATCATTGCCCGCATCACTATGGACATAACTTTACAGGAACTTTaattggggagaggatgtcaccaaaagcTCTGACATTTTGTCCTAacgcaaactgaggggaatatGACGCATCTAGTGACGTCCTCTCACCCGATTGGAATatcagggagaggacatcaGGGAAAGTATAGTTGTTTTGAGGGGGTACAGTAACAATTGAGTTAAGATATAAGTAAAGGTGTGTGAAGTGGATATTTTGACCTAGATTGGTACCTATTTTTACATTGCTGAATTTGATTAAAATGCACAAAATTAATCTCTAAGTGTTGAATAAAACTCTAAtccttattcttttttattcttaGAATTTCAAAATTAGGGTTTTCTTGAATACAGAATAAACACAAAAGGTTTTCACATAATCTCTTTTCACTGCTGCtgttttgatgttcattttgttATGCAtgtgttgctgttttttgtaaaaagtgTATCTGTCAATAaaaggatatatttatatattgtgcaaCCCAATTCTCCTGCTGTGTGAGCCACAATCGGAAATGAGTTTCTAGACTTGTAAAGAACTGTTTGTCCTCAGTATTAAGTAAGTACGATAAGTAAAACTTGGCAAACTAAAATAAGATTTTGCTGAGATATAATTTAGCAAAATTTTGTATGCAGCAactttcttaaagaaaaaaaaaacatttcctgtaAAGAAAGAGGAACTGTTCATTAACGTGAACTTTAGCAACCCTAAAGAAACCCTATATAAGGTTAACATCCCATATATAGGAATAAGTAGTTTTTTCCATCTATTTCTGTGGGATTGTTTCCTGACTAAAAATTAAAGCTATTCcattcattagaaaaatattgtaTCCTCGTTGACCATTTTACACAGAATTTCCATCTCCCACAGAAGCTTGGTCTCATTATGCTCTTTGCACAAAAATTCAATGTCAAGGTGGTTGTGATGTCCTGGACTGACAGCTAACTTGTTCTTACATTCATTTCttcacataaacatatattttttcttgtccTTGTTAATATAAACAATTTCGTATTGGTATTATATTAAAGATACACTATGTGTATATGGTATAGCGAACTAGTCACCTAAGGTAACATTGgatgtaacaaaaatgtttacaattgtccttgaataaaaagaaacattcatACTCACAGCTAGATTTCCGGGATAGCAGAATAGCATTTGCCTCCAGCACTAAGTTTTAGGGGCGCAGCAAGAGGCAAAATGggaggagtttaaatgtccccCCACCCATTGCTGGCTATGTTCCAaatttggggtactttgacgtagtggcaggCTCAACAATATATGCCCATATAGTGTGACTGAATCCCCAATATGTATGGGTAcgtgctgaattcttgcttagtcctgtgtatttattgttcatttttattctagtagcaacccaggaatctgaatgtgtatgccttttatgttGTGTGCTCCCTATTCTGTATATTTCTTTGCTGTCACAGGTatctcattaatggtgtccagggaaggatttaaattgcttgagagtatAGTTTTGGGTAACAATGCAGCTCTTTGGTAAGCAATTTCGCCATGAAAATTTAAATAGGACTCGCCATacctggggtactttgacatagtgtctgcttaagcaatatatggccatatagtttgacagaatccccaatatttatgccttagatacgTGTTTTTCGAATAGTATTTGGTTGATATGTGGTGacttcttgctttgttttatatatccctttttaccttttttgtgcATCTCACTTGCTGTCATCCTTTCCTCACttttttctatcttctttcccttttttcttttatctcacTTGCCTGCCTTACATGTTTTACTCTCTTTCTAACTTATATTCTGTCCCCCcctcatacatatacacatatgcacatatatactTATAATCACagctacacatatacatatacatccacacatataccaatgtCAAGACGGCGGTACTGGCTGTGGATCCGCGCTGCAGAAAAGGCACCTCCTACGCAACCAGCGCAACGGAGATGTGGGCAGAAAACAACGCATACGAAGGTCAGGAACAAGCcggaataaataacaaatagatAAAGCAGGTCAAATGCTAGTTTAGGCaataaggcactatcacagccaaaggtgtagtgccaaatgagggtttaaatatccctccatgaaactagatcctcctacccacctaattagggggaggaggaaaaaagatccCTTGAACTCTGCGGTCCCCGCGTCTAGAAGGAGGATAGACCCGGCGGCGGCTCCCGTCAACGGAATGGGTAGGGGGCCGAATGTGCAGGCTGCGTCTCGACATCCCTGCTCATCGAAGCAACGGAACCACGGAGGAGATAACACCAATTAGACTTGTGAAAATGGGCCAAAATGATTCAGCCGAATTTTGAGACCAGGTCATGCCCCTGTCCCATTGTCCACgaagaagcagacaaagaaccAAGACTTTTCGAAGCAACAAAAGAACTCTGAAGAGAGAACACAAAAGAACAAGACGATGCAAGAGCAGAAGCAAAGCGTCACAGCAGAGACATGGACATATAAGGGaagcagagaaggtaaggagacgttcaaagagagcatgagagagtgaatgagagtgtgagagagcctTAATGAGAAAGTAGGTTTGTTTGTGAGTGGGAATGAAGGAACCAacgaaatgtaaacaaaaattaGGAGGTCTTTGCTTCATGTTTGTTGGGGTTCTTTCCTCTTTTTCAGTGATTTGTACATATGGTTGAAATATGCAAATTTCCTTAaaattgcaatttgtacgaatccaaatgcataagtctaatatatatatatatatatatatatatatatatatatatatatatatatatacacacatataaacatgcaaatacatgtttatagacatgtttttttccagaatgtttgtcttataattgagcaaatacagtattccACTTCCCTCCTGTAAGCTCCTTGTAGCCTGTACCACAAGCCTGGAAATTACATCACTTCTCGGCGTGCAGTGTGAATGATAATTGTCACACGTCTGGGGACCCCATCGAATCACTGCCTTTTAGGACAGGTAAGAGATAAGGACCTATAAGAAAACCAGGTCCCTGGAGCAATCGCTGCCGGGTCCCTCAGAGCAGCCCTGTTAAATAGAAAAGCATGCAAGGTGTTTGGGTATTTATTATGGAGAAAGGAGTCCACAATATATGCTTCACCATAGTTCCACTATGACATTTGGAGCTGGTGGTCATTTCTTTGGACGATTGTTTTTATTCACAGTTGGCCCTGTGCCTCACACTTACCTTTGGTAGAAACCGGTGTCCTCCTTTGTGGTTTGACAATTATTCCAATTGAggatggctgagcagctgcttgaagaagccaatcagtgagaggaaaatgctcccattgaaatgaaATTCGCACTCGCAGTGTTTGCCAAGCCAGCACTGGACCTGAGTGGAGGTGAGTGTTTGGCCGACTATATCTCCTGCTTAGAATCGTGTGAACGAGCACATGTGTAAGGGGGTGAACTCAAAATGGTAACAAAATACCATAACTTATTTTCCATGGTGGTGTCATAAAAATTTAAGGGGATCACTcatctatcatatgcattaaagatgAATAGTGCTTTGCATTGGATAATGATATTTAACACCCTCTTTTATCTAACAGCCCTTTTTTCACTATGGTTGTGTATTTACATTTGTTCCAATCTTGTTTTAATGCAATCATTAAGAAGAAGCATTGCTTAAACACACAAACTCTTTCTAAACTGAATTTTAACGGAGAAAGGTGTTTGCTTACAATGTGATGTATTAaggtaaatatataaagatttgCCCAGGAGTATATTATCCTCTTCTATTTTGTTGCAAAGAGCAAATCAGTATAGATttagcagcaacctttgtataGGAAGGGCAGATTTGAGGACACAATTACcatcctaaatatatatatatatatatatatatatatatatatatatattcttgtagGAAAGCCCAGCAAAAATGTCAGAGCATAATTTCACATTCTTAAGATGCCTGATTGACAACATAATTTCTGTTTACTTAACCAACACTGTGaaatttaaaacagaaaatctTAGTTATCATATTACACACATTTATTATCCATCTAGTTAGGTGTATTGTGTACATTATAATTGGAGCAGGACCAGTATCCATCcagagtgttttttttcacacaaaagaCAAATGCTTCACAACAGGTTGTTCATCAAACCTTTGAAGATTTAATAGTCTTATTGACTAATATTACTATGTAGTATGTACTATGATACTTGTTAACATTTTGGTTATTATGCGTTGTTGTTAGCCAttctgttaataaaatatgctcTTAATATTTGCTAGGAAAATCACATATAATTCTCATACTGCAGCAACATATTATTTCCTTAAAAGTTTTTCGCATTTCCTGACTGCGAAATGCATATATCAAAGGGTCAATGACAGAGTTACACATAATGAGAATCAGATACATATTAAAGTGggacataaaacacacacaatataggTTCTGCGGACAAGAAATCATGAGAATAAGATGGAGAAAGAATGGAGCCCAGCATACAATAAAAATGCCTATCAGTATGGTCAGAGTTATTGCTCCCTTCATACTTGTCCTCTGATGGACTGAGTTGTATCCAGGTAAAGCTGCTATCCTTTTAACATGGGTGCGTGCCAGCAAGAACATATGGATATACAGAGATACCATGAGAAAAAGCATTGtgaaaaacattgaaataaGACAAATTATAACATATGTGGATTCATAATAAAGAATGAAGATAATCCCACATCCAGTGCAGAATGTCCATATACATGCAATAATGATGCCTGCTCTTTTCattgtcataatgttatggtaaCGTAGAGCATAAAAGATGGTGATGTATCTGTCCACCGCTATTGCAAGTAAACTGCACATGGAAGCCACCACAGATATGCAGATCATTGAGTCGAAAACATTATCAATATGCCGAATAAAAGCATCTTCCATAACTAAAAgcctattttttattaaatttattgtAATTGTCTCCCAAGCATTGGACACACTAACTAACATATCAGCAACCGCTAGGCTACATACAAAGAAATACATAGGGGAATGCAGATTCTTATTCTTAATAACTGCAAAGATGACGAGAATGTTCTCAAGGAGGCTCACTATGCCAAGTGTTAGAAATACCTCTGCAGCTATTACCACTTGATCGCATGATGAGGGCTTGGTCTTGCTGGTTGGTATTGTGCTGTTACCCTCCAAACTGTTTAAATTAAGTTCTAGCACACGTAACTGGAGAGATGAGTTCATCACTAAGGTCATGGAAGGGTTCTTTCTTCAGACTGACTATCTTCAAATTTGCGGGCAGAATTCATTTTTCACTGAAGTACTGAAATATCCTGCcaggaataaaaaataacaatcttatatatgtgtaatattaaATTGACAAAGCAGGCATTCTAACAAAGTATTAGAGATTGTAACATTTATACGTAACAAGCCAACTAAAACATTGATATAATGCAGAAAAATTATTGTTACTTATAGTGTAATAGTTTGTGTATACCGTGTATTCACTGCTGAATGATATGGGGTCGGTGTTGATAAGACAACACTggtattcatttttctttttgattaaTTTTGGAGATTTTTTACCTGCTAATTTTGGAAGTGTGCTAACCGCTTAGGACAAAGGCTTTCTTTCACTTGTGAGGACAAGAGTTTACAGCATTTCCACTATGTCTTTCTCCGACATTTTGCCTCATTTGGGATACCGACCCAAGCACattctattttgattttgatATATTCCACATGATAGGAACCACTGCCAAAAACAACTCTAGTTTATATTCAGCAACATCCTCCTCAGCAATGTTTTGAtttggtggattgtagagggttttaaaaacaaaaaaacaaaaaaatactgtcCTTTTAATGGTGAGGTAGGAGGAACctggagactttttttttacctttttaatatttttgtgggAGGGaggtctttttattatttttcacactTCAACATTTGTcttaaactaaacaaaacatttttgcatttttaggaAGCTACATTGTATGATCATACTTGAGAACTTCCAACGGAAAGCTACCCAGTGCTCTCACTTGTGGTGGGTGGCTTAGTGGAGGATAGGGCTAACCCATCCATGGGTCAGTGTTAGTTTTACATAGGGTTCGAGCTGGCCCCTAACAACCTAAAAGGAGCAAGAAGTACAAGGGGAGGTGGACAGGGAGCGGAGATGGTGAAATGCTGCTTTCATACCCAAAGAAAGAATAAACTCACCAGAGACCCAAAGGACGCAGCCAGCCAGCTATGAATGTGCAGTCCACAGGGATTCCTTTGAGAAACACTGTAATTATGCTATattgacattttatattttaaacgcCCTCATTAATACTCTTAAGAAGGCTTGTAGGAAGGCATTGACATAACAAAGATGGGGCAGCATGAGGGCATATGGGTTGGCAAATTTGTCAAAACAGGCAGAGTCTAGTCTAGAGAAGCCAAGGCTAACATTTAGAGGCTGTTGTTTTCCAAAGCTTCCAAAATGGTTGTTTAGTAAATAAGAAGCTATCAGAGAAATACAAGTTTAGGACAGTTAGACTAATGGGGATCTTTAAggaattctgttttatttagaaatgaGAATTGCATAGTGTTGAATATCCATATAATACAGTTTGACCATAATGGATAGTTCAGAAATTTCCATATAGGAAACAAGCTTCTAATTTTTCCCCTCTACAACTGGAATTGAGAGTCAAATTGTTGCTGCAAAGTAATCCAAGTACAGGCTTTTAGGCTTAAATGGCAAATGTAAACTATAACATAGCAATTAAACTCCAGTTGAATGACCTTCCCATTTTTACTTGACAACAGCTCTGACTACTTGCATGCAAATGTTCTGGGATACAATTGTATTAGCCGAATATCAATGTTATCTTTACAATGTAATTACCTATGTCATAACAGCTCCAAAGAACACTTAGAGACACTTACATGTTAAGCATTTCATTTGCATGCACAAGCTGCAGCTTTCTGTATTATATGATCTCTTGCATTGCCATATCTTGCATATCTTGTCAGTGAAATGTATAAGACATTAATTGCTCAGCagtgaaatatattatataaaaatacctaattttcatacatttaaaaaaaaaaatctgctgatGATAAACAAGTATGAAATGCGCAATGACCCAAGGTATGCTGTTTTATACCTATTTCTTGAGTATAGCTGCTAGGGCAAAAATGGCCATATGGAAGTGAATCATTTTGTGTTTCTAACTACATCACCCCCCTAGGCAACATATAAGATGTACTTGTATCTAAAGTTGTAAAACTCCTCATATAACATTGACATTTTTCTATACCTGGAAATTGCTAGtgctaataataatcatactaaAAATGgtagtgcaaaaaaaatatctgattaAAACCTAAATTGTCCTGTCACTATGATATAGATCTTTACATAATTTGTGTGAATAGATAAGGTCTGGGAGAAGTAACATGAAAGAACTAAgttcagaaaatgaaaaatgaaggaATATTAtgaagagggagaaaaaaatattcggAAAGAGGATAAGAAATGAAAGTTAAATATGTGATAACATGAGAgcttagaaaataaaaagggagaCAATGTCCAGGGAGAGTAAATGCAATGGGGTAGTAATATGTATTACTTAAAGTGTAAACTatctaaaataacaaataagagGCAATGCAGTCAAGGGATGTAGAAGTggggagaagagggagaaagtGTGCTCAAGAAGCAAACAGGAAAAGGCAGGGGGAGTAAAGTGAGGAAATTACTAAGAAATAGAAGAAGAGGCAGTTGAAAGGGTTCAAGAGAAGACAGGCAGCTGAACATTACAGTGAATAATAAGACCAGCAAGATTGCAGGGCATTAAAGGATAAAGAGATAAGAACAGGTAGATGGAAGAATAGGGGGAAAACGAGAACAGTGCAGacagaaggggaggagaggagacggcacagagagagaagagaaaaaatatgCACAAGAAAGACAAAACATGATCAAGTGAGAGATGAGAAGGAGAGGTGAGGAAAGAAGGGTGAAAATGAGGAAATGATAAAGACCAGGATAACAGGAAAGACTGGAATATCAAAAGAGTCTGAATTAACTGAGGGTGGTATAGGATAGTAGAGGGATTAAGAAGTGAAAAAGGCAATGTATGAGACTTGCTAGGTagttaatacaattattatgaCATATGCCCAATGATGCTTTCTAAAGCTCATTCAATATGAAATCAGCTCAGTTTTAAAATTACACattaatgttaaatgtatacAGTTGCAATTTTTGTAAAAGAATATATAGATAAGCCAGCTaccagttttttttactatcaaCACACCTGGTATTGTATGGGTTTTACAacatagaaattatttttggaatgACTGGTTAAATGCATCAGATGTTTAAAGTACCTTTAAAGTGTGTAGATGTAATTCCACAGTTTAGAACAGTACCCCTGTATAATTTCTATTTAATGTGTGAACATGATGGGCTATGTCAAGTTAATTTAATGGAGTAAATACATAGGgcaaacatttaaattaaaatgcaagGCAATTAAATCTCCAATGCCAGACCTGAGAAAGCTGGTAACTTATAAATAGCAAAAACCCATTTGACTTAAAATTTATGGCGTCATGCCTTTTTCTACATATCCTGTACTAACTTTAACCAATGTCATAACCCAGCAATATCTCTTTAAACAGCCATCTATAACTACACTGTTGATAACACTTTAAGGAAACTTTAATTTCCGTTATTTAGCTTGGCAAATATTCGAATGAcatgacattatttttttaatcatctttGTGATTTGAAAGATATGGGTAATATGCATAGACATAAAATGAACAATGGTAATGTTTAAAAAGGAATATTTGGATTAGGAAAATATAATAACTGTATGATTGATTAATTAATGATCCTATGATTATTGTAAAAATGTCCTCCCAATTTATTTTGTGAAGCctaaacaaatatttgcaaagaCCAACTTTTGTACATGGATTATGTGTATAAATACACCATGTATGCAGGATCCTTAGAAATCGCAAActgttgcaaaaaaaatctatcatttaaataatttggcaatttaCAATTATACTTATTAAGTATAAAACGTCAAGAGTCTTAGTTTCCAGGATGATAGGTTTACAGTGGTGATGATTGCACTTCTTCCACTGAACCAAAGAGAACTTTCACAGAACAGAACACCATTACACTTCGTTTAAAATATAATGCAGAAACTGCAGAATCAGCTCAAAATGGTCAGATCACAATTCCTTTATTAAACGGCTTAACTGTTGCAGTGCTGGACTATTCACCTCT encodes:
- the MC5R gene encoding melanocortin receptor 5, giving the protein MTLVMNSSLQLRVLELNLNSLEGNSTIPTSKTKPSSCDQVVIAAEVFLTLGIVSLLENILVIFAVIKNKNLHSPMYFFVCSLAVADMLVSVSNAWETITINLIKNRLLVMEDAFIRHIDNVFDSMICISVVASMCSLLAIAVDRYITIFYALRYHNIMTMKRAGIIIACIWTFCTGCGIIFILYYESTYVIICLISMFFTMLFLMVSLYIHMFLLARTHVKRIAALPGYNSVHQRTSMKGAITLTILIGIFIVCWAPFFLHLILMISCPQNLYCVCFMSHFNMYLILIMCNSVIDPLIYAFRSQEMRKTFKEIICCCSMRIICDFPSKY